CACACATATATAATTGTAATCCATTCCCTCCATTGGGAGAAAGTAAACTAACTGATCTACATCCTCTTTCTCCAGGGGAAGAGATAAAAGCCTTCAAAGTTCAATGGACAGaaccaatcattttaaaatgctattaacTCACATCTGCAGAATAACGTGATGTACAAAGAGATCTACACGCAATCCCATCAGATCTTCACAAACACCTGTGACACAGGCAGGCCCAGCATTCTCATTACATGAGCAGCTTAGGTCATGCAGCTGAGACCTTAACTCCAACACTGTGACAGGGTGTGCTCTCTCCATAGGATTAGTTAGCCTTTCTCcgctgaattttcttttgttttgttttgttttcttaagaaaaattattttgttattgcATGTCAACTtgttctctccatctctttggGTCTTCCTATTCCATGAaacacaataatattgaaattactCCAATTAATAACCGTATAATGGGGCTTtaagtttaggggaaaagaaaagccaATCAACGTGGCAAATTtcactgttattttattttaagaaattgccacagccactgCCAACCTTAAGCAGCCACCAccttgatcagtcagcagccatcaacccTGGGCCAGAGCCTCCAGCTGCAAGATTATGATTCACTGAAGGCCCTGATGATAGTTAGATTTTATTGGCAATAAAATATCTTTAACTTGAAATATGTACATTTTTACAGATACAATATTGTATTGTACATGTTTAGACAACAGTACTTTGTAAAGTTGACTTTCATATGCACTAAGAAACCAAAAATTTCAGGTGACTCGCTTGCGATAATCGGTTTCTTGTGGTGCTCTGGAACAgaacccacaatatctctgagCTGGGCCTGAAATTTTTGCCACTCTTGTTTTGATTTTGACTCTTTCCTCCCtaattttcctctccttcttaaACCATCACTCATCTCAGTCCTTGTGTTCCCTTATATCCCATTGGACTTGATGTCTTTCCATTCCCACACGACTCTCCTGGTCTCCTGGACCAGCTAAGCAGGAGGTTCCTGATGTgttgctccttctcaacccatctCCATGTTTGTATGCCGGACTGGGAGCTCCCAGACAGCAGAGACTGACTTTTCCCTTCCCAAAGCTTAGAACACTGGAGGTTCTTAATCCATGCTTATTCATTGACTGACAGGACCCAGGGCTGACACCAGCCCGAGGCCCCTACCTCAGTCCCTGTACTCTGGTTTCTATCTCAGTTGTCCCATGTAGTTTCTGGTCTCAGCCCTGTTTCTGGCTCTTTCTTGCACCTTATCTCCTACAGTGAGCAACTTTTGTCTTGTACTAACCCTGCTGTGACCTAACCAGACCCATAATGAGGATCACAAACACTTCTTTCTAGGGTCCTGAAGCATCTCACACTACGGGACACCtgggagtttcttttttttttttagcttacaaagtacttttaaaaattatttatttatttgatattttattttttagttttcagcattgatttccacaagattttgagttacaaattttctccccatttctaccctcccccccactccaagatggcatatattctgattgccccgttacccagtcagccctcccttctatcaccccgttccctccccccatcccttttccccttactttcttgtaggccaagatagattcctatgccccattgcctgtatatcttattttcccattgcatgcaaaaacaaccttttttctttgaaaatctgcttttaaaactttgagttccaaactctctcccctcctccctccccacccactgtccctaagaatgcaagcaattcaacacaggccactcatgtatcattatgcaaaacacttccataaatagtcatgttatgaaagactaactatatttccctccctcctatcccgtccccttttattcagttttctcccttttcaaaagtgtttgcttttgattacttcttctcccatctgccctcccttctattgtcccccttttttatccctttccccttactttcatgtggtgtaaaatacccaattgagtgtgtatggtattccctcctcaggtcaaatccgatgacagcaagattcactcattccccctcacctgccccctctttccttccaatgaactgcttttttggcccacttttatgtgagataatttaccgcattctatctctccttttctccctctctcatcccttaatttgatatttttagatatcatcccttcatattcaactcatcctgtatgtgtacacatgtgtatatatatatatatatatatatatatatatatatatatatatatatatatatatatatgcatattcccttcagctatcctaacactgagatctcatgaatcatacacatcatctttccaggtaggaatgtgaacatagcagttcaactttagtaagtcccttatgatttctctttctcgtttaccttttcatgcttctcttgattcttgtgtttgaaagtcaaattttctattcagctctggtcttttcactgagaaagcttaaaagtcctctattttattgaaaatccacattttgccttggagcatgatactcagttttgctgggtaggtgattcttggttttaattctagctccattaaTGTCTGGAATATcaatttttcacacaaataaagacctcaaaacaattggagaaatatccacatctcatgggtaggttgagccaatataataaaaatagcaatgcTACCTAAGTTAATCTACccattcaatgccataccaatcaaactaccaaagaattatagagctggaaaaaatagtaaaagaattCATTGACGAAAAAAAGTcttaaggaaggcagcctagcattTCCaggtttcaaactatattacaaagcagtaattaccAAAACAATCTGgcgctggctaagaaatagtgtggATGAGTGGAGTAAATTAGgtatataatacacagtagtaaacgatcatagtaatctagtgtttgataaatgcaaagatctaaggTTTGGGGATAAAAACccacatttgacaaaaactgttggggaagctagaaagcagtttggcagaaactaggcatagaccaacatctcacactgtataccaagataaggtcaaaatggataaatgattcaGACATAGAATGATATAAGCAAGCTAGGAGAATatgggaaaatgtacctgtcagatctatggataataGAAGAGTTTagaaccaaataagagatagacaTTATCGGAAGCAAAATAGAGAAATTTGATTATAAGAAAGAGTATTAcacagacaaaaccaatgcagataaaatttgaaggaaaacaggaaacagaaaaaattttctcaaacatgtagagaagTAAGGCAAACTTGTGAAAATATGGATGTACTTTAGTTGGCAAcacagattttgagttggaagggactgttgaggccaaccttttcattttagagatgaagacattgaagcacagagaggttgttTCTcacccagagtgacacagctagaGAATACctgaaggaagatttgaaccTGCCTTCCCAAACCTAACCCAGTTTCCTATCCATTATAATATACTGCTTCCATCTATACTGTTCTGAATACTAActtgaataaaaacaaaagtgattAAACTACCCAGACCCTTTAGCCCACCAACCTTGCTATAAAACGTATgatcctaggggaaaaaaataatgctagctggcatttacatagtgatCTAATGCTTGCAAAGCAGCTGACAagtattgcctcatttgatccttttacTAACCCttggaggtaagtgctgttactatcccccctagtacagatggggaaactcagaTGGGAATaagtaagtgacttccccagggtcacacagctagtaaatatgtgagactgaatttgaattcaggttttttggATTCAGGgacagccctctatccattgtgccaccagaAACTTACAGaaattattacaaaaataaatgtccatcagataccaaaatatttataccagtacTTTTTTCCTGCTAACATGAAAAAAGTGAGCTtcaatcaactggggaatggctgaagaagttatggCCTAGAAATGCTATGGCATATCATAAAGGACTAATAAGAAAGGCTGGGATTTCAGagaaaaattcaattcagttttagTGCCTTATGCACAGTATGAAATAAGGGATGTCTTTAGTCTGAATGAATTTACACATTGATTATATTAGTGAGGTTTTTCCTTTGATATGGATTCTTTGATGTCTAGTAAGGGAAGAATGTATATTAAAAGTTTTAGCACATTCCAGATATTCCTAAGGTTTATCTGCAGTGTGGCTTCTCTTATGTGAAGCAAGATTGGAGCTAAATCCGAAAGCCTTTCCAcaatgattacattcataaggtttttctccagtgtggattgtCTGATGATGAATAAGATGGGAGAGccttgtgaaagcctttccacattgattacattcataaagtttctctccagtgtggattctctgatgtatagAAAGACTGCAGTTctgtgtaaaagcctttccacattgcttgcattcataaggtttctcttcactgtggattctctgatgataAGTAAGACTGGATCAATCTGTGAAAGCCACTCCACattgactacattcataaggcttctctccactcTGGATTCTCTGGTGTTTAATAAGGGAAGAATGAACACAAACCTTTACCACATGCATGACATTCATGAGGTTTCTCTTCAGTGTGGATTTTGCGATGACTAGTAAGATGGGCCCCCCATGAGAAAGCCTTTCCATATTgactgcattcataaggtttctctctagTGTGGATTCTCTTACATACTGTAATATTGGAGCTCTTTCTGAAAGTCTTTCcgcattgattacattcataaggtttctctccactgtggatccTCTGATGTTTAATGAGAGAAGAGTGTACACTAAAACCTTTAGCACATTCGTGACATTCTTGAGGTTTTTcttcagtgtggattctctgatgtttagcaaAATTGGAGTTGTAGCTctaagcctttccacattgattagattcataagatttctctccagtgtgaactcTATGATGTACAATAAGGGAAGACTGCACAGTAAAAGATTTACCACATTGATGGCATTGATAAGGTTTCCCTCCAGTGTGGATTCTATGATGTACAATAAGGGAATAGTGGTCCCTAAAAGTTTTACCATATTCGTGACACTCATGAGGTTGCTCTTCAGTGTGTATTCTCTTGTCTTTAGCAACACTGGAACTCTTTCTCGAAGTTTTTTTATGTTGATTGCAACCATAATGTTCCTCTCCATGTGTAGCAAGACCATCCCTGTATTCACTGTGTTGAGAATAGTTGTTCCATGAGGCCATTTTCAGAGTTTCACTTGTCTCCTTCACATCTAATCTGTTCTCTGTATCTGATggaaacaaacacacacatatactataaataaatatatcccCTTCCTTCTGTTGTCAGAACGTAAACTAATTGACATAGAATTTCCCTAGTCAAAAAGAGGTCTTTAAACTTAAATGGGCAGAATTAATGATTTAAAGATACTATTAGATTGCACCaataaaatgatttaattaaaaaagagttCCACAAGGAAGCCCACTGAATCTTTACAACAAGCTTGAGACATTATACTTTACAATTCAGGCCATGAACTCTGAATGGCTGAGAGATGTAACCTAAATCTCAGCAGCTGAGGCTTGGTGACTACGCTCTGTTCACTGCCCTAGGCAGGTGTTTTCCATATcactttcagtgtttttttttcaaatgcattttgtggattacaattttattttgttgtgttcAGCTCCTCTTTCTACTGCTCTGTATGGATCAGGTATGATGCTCTGTCCCATGTTTATTCTTTGTAAATTTCATGCAAACTTGAGAAAAAGATTTACTCTTTTAAGTTGTAATAATTTTCAGAGTTATATTCACCTTTTCTTACAATCTATTCAGATCTATAGATATCATACCATTTGTTGGAATATACTAAATATTCATGTTATTTCACTATTATGTCTCTAAGTATGCTATAATTTCCCTGGTGATCATGTTTACAATTATATTTTGTTGCTGTAGCTGATATCCATCATGATTGCCAGTCCTGTTTTTTATATTCCTCTGAGGCATATTATATTCTGTTCTGGCCCATCATTTTTTTAGGATTACCACTacctcattatttttaaatttttatctttgaatgCCTCTGTTACctaaataaaaaaactaaaaatattttaataatcacAATTTAAAAAGTCGATGCATTTCCCATGTCCAAAAATAGTATTTTTGAAAGCATGATTCACTATTATTCCTTCAGTAATACTTTTCATTTAGGTAATCAAGAATCCTTTGGGAGTTGGTGATGATTGTCCATGTGCTTTGAGCTCAAAATTCTTTAGACACTTTAAGCTCAATTTTCttacaaatacatttttcctCTGGGAGAACAAGTATGTGTATAACTGTACCATAAAAGACCTAGTTTAAAGaaataagggggcagctaggtggcacagtgagtagagcaccagccctggagtcaggaggacttgagttcaaatgtggccccagacacttaacacacttactagctgtgtgaccttgggcaagtcacttaaccccaattgccctgccttcccccctccaaaaaaagagagatgagaagggaaagtacattttgctaaaatgtaccatataaaatggcatagcatccaaattttaagggaaaattcaaatgaattataataggaaataaatagtaaaactatacacGCTGGGATTTCTACCAGGAATTCAGGAAAGCTtcattattgggaaaactatcagtagaattgaccatatcaacaaaaataaataaaaatcacatgtttatctcaatagatacagacaAAGCTTTTGaccaaatacaacactcattcctattaaaaatagtagaaagcataggaataaatggagttttccttaaaatgataaatagtgtCTATCTGAAATCATtagtaagcattatctgtaacagagataagctagaagccttcccagtaagatcaggagtgaagcaaggatgtccattatcaacactattattcaatattgtactagaaatgttagcaatagcaataagagaagaaaaggaaactaaatgAATTAGAATaaataatgaggaaacaaaactatctcttttcagataatatgatggtatacttaaagaaccttagagaatcaactaaaaactacttgaataattagtaactttagcaaagttacaggatataaaataaacccccagaaatcatcagcatttctatatattacccacAACATatagcaggaagaaatagaaagagaaattccatttaaaataactgaagatagtataaaataattaggaatctacctgctaagacaagcccaggaactatatgaaaacaattacaaaacatttttcacacaaataaggtcAGATCCAAACAACTGGAGATATATCAATTTCCCACGGGTAtgtcaagccaatataataaaaataacaattctgcctacattaatttacttattcagtgtcatattgATCAAATTgctaaaaaatcattttatagaagataaaacacatgacaaaattcatctggaagaagacaaaatcaagactaataaatgaatcaataaaaaaatgtcaAGTAAGATAGCTTAAcagcaccagatctcaaactgtattataaagtgctCATCATCAAAATaacctggtattggctaagaaacagtggtggaTTACTAGAATAGTTTAGGTATATAACACAtaataataaatgaccatagtaagctagtgtttgataaacacaaagatccacaCATTTAAGACAAGAAaccattatttgacaaaaacttctgggaaaactagaaagcaattttggaaaaactaggtatagaccaatgtAACTGAAGCATAATCttcctatttgtttgtttttttttttcctgcagtgaTTGCCAAAA
This Trichosurus vulpecula isolate mTriVul1 chromosome 2, mTriVul1.pri, whole genome shotgun sequence DNA region includes the following protein-coding sequences:
- the LOC118835444 gene encoding zinc finger protein 3-like translates to MVLLHMERNIMVAINIKKLRERVPVLLKTREYTLKSNLMSVTNMRIHTEEKPQECHECAKGFSVHSSLIKHQRIHSGEKPYECNQCGKTFRKSSNITVCKRIHTREKPYECSQYGKAFSWGAHLTSHRKIHTEEKPHECHTIHTGEKPYECNHCGKAFGFSSNLASHKRSHTADKP